The DNA sequence GGTAATGAGAAGCAAAAAGAACTCAATGAAGCTCTTATGCAGGCCGTAAGAGATAATAAAATTGAGAAAGTGGAAAGTCTTATTTCTCAAGGTACTGATGTTAATTTACGTGATAAATTTGGAGATACTGCGCTTCTTAAAGCAGCTCTACATGGTCGTGTAGATATTGTGAGACTTCTTCTAGGTGAGGATGTGAACGTTAATCTGCAGGATAAATTTGGAGATACTGCGCTTATGACTGCAGCTATGGCTGGTTATGAAGATATTGTGAGGCTTCTTCTTGATAAGGATGCGAACGCTGATCTGAAAGATAAATATGGAGAGACTGCTCTTATTAAAGCAGCTAAGTATGGTTATGGAGATATTGTGAGGCTTCTTCTTGATAACAATGCGGAAGTTGATTTGCAGGATGAAGATGGAAAGACTGCTCTTATGATTGCAGTTAAATATAATAAAGTTGCTATTGTGAAAATGCTTCTTGAAAAGAAAGCGAACGCTGATCTGAAAGATAAATATGGAAATACTGCGCTTGCAGTTGCAGTTAAACATAATAGAGTTGCTATTGTGAAAA is a window from the Chlamydiota bacterium genome containing:
- the ankX_7 gene encoding Phosphocholine transferase AnkX, which gives rise to MNKIVLLSLSILVGVSFSACAMEKIGNEKQKELNEALMQAVRDNKIEKVESLISQGTDVNLRDKFGDTALLKAALHGRVDIVRLLLGEDVNVNLQDKFGDTALMTAAMAGYEDIVRLLLDKDANADLKDKYGETALIKAAKYGYGDIVRLLLDNNAEVDLQDEDGKTALMIAVKYNKVAIVKMLLEKKANADLKDKYGNTALAVAVKHNRVAIVKMLLDIGANVELQNKYGDTALIKAVKGGYGDIVKLLLDKDGDAALMLAARQGHTETVEMLLDKGVKVDLQNEKKAGTTALMIAAFNGNKEVVKILLDKGAKVDLKSDSGLTALMRAAFNGHTEIVKMLLDKGANPYIRDNRGKKAVDYAAEKGHKEVIK